In Sulfurisphaera javensis, a single genomic region encodes these proteins:
- the trpA gene encoding tryptophan synthase subunit alpha, whose amino-acid sequence MKKMLVTYMTLGYPNLEYFYTFVEKSVELGTDILEIGLPPKYAKYDGPVIRKSYKAVTSWLKDYFTPLREVRKRVSIPIVILTYLEDYLSNLDSFLTTLHEIGIDGVLFPDLLIDFIDDYENYVNKIKEKGVKAVLFTGPSLPDNLIITASKMSDLFLYYGVRPTTGVLIPVSVDSLIVRIRNLVQNKLVVGFGLNDFNDMRKALSAGADGVAIGTAFIEEIEKNGVNSALQLVKTIRGILDEYN is encoded by the coding sequence ATGAAAAAAATGCTAGTTACTTATATGACATTAGGATATCCTAACCTAGAATATTTTTATACTTTTGTAGAGAAGAGTGTTGAATTAGGTACTGATATACTGGAAATAGGTTTGCCACCAAAATATGCTAAGTATGACGGTCCAGTAATTAGGAAAAGTTATAAGGCAGTTACTTCTTGGTTAAAAGATTATTTTACTCCATTAAGAGAAGTAAGGAAAAGGGTGAGCATTCCGATTGTTATTCTTACATATCTTGAAGATTATTTATCTAATTTAGATTCGTTTTTGACTACATTACACGAGATTGGAATTGATGGTGTTTTATTCCCAGATCTATTAATAGATTTTATTGACGATTATGAGAATTACGTTAACAAAATTAAAGAGAAAGGGGTAAAAGCTGTATTATTTACTGGTCCTTCTCTACCAGATAATTTAATAATTACAGCTTCTAAGATGTCTGATCTATTTCTTTATTACGGTGTTAGGCCTACAACTGGTGTACTAATCCCAGTAAGCGTGGATTCTCTAATTGTTAGAATAAGGAATTTAGTTCAGAACAAATTAGTGGTTGGATTTGGATTGAATGACTTTAATGATATGAGAAAAGCTCTTTCTGCTGGTGCTGACGGTGTTGCTATAGGTACTGCATTTATTGAAGAAATAGAAAAAAATGGAGTTAATTCTGCTTTACAGTTAGTTAAAACTATTAGGGGGATCCTAGACGAATACAATTGA